ATTCGTTACTATCAAAGATCCCGAAGCTTCTGCCAAATTGGACCGGTTCAAGAAATATCTGCGTGATATGGAAGCCAATCTGCCGGTACCGGACAGCTATAAGAATTTCAAACGTGGCTTTGCGTCACCGATTGCCGTTGCTGATCAGATCCAGGGCGGGGGTGATAACGTACCCGGTGTGCAAACAATTGCGTTCAACTTGCCAAACGATGAAAAAGTCCGCGAAGCCAAAGGTGCCAAGAAAGTACTGTTGAACAACGTAATGGCGGCTAAGTTTGAACGGATCATGAAACCGATGGCGGCGCATATTTTGATCCCCGAGCAGGCAAAACTGTTGGATCAGAAATACTTTGGCTATGAGACGCTGTTCCATGAAATGTCTCATTCTTTAGGCCCTGGCTCCATTGTGAAAAATGGCAAGCCGACCACGGTAGCGGCAGAGTTACAGGAACTGTATTCCGGTATCGAAGAGGGAAAAGCTGATGTGATGGGCGCGTATAATATTTTGTTCCTGATGCAAAAAGGCGAGTTGCCCATGGTGGAAAAGGACAATCTGTTAGCGACTTATGCTGCCGGTTTATTCCGTTCTATGCGCTTTGGCGTACATGAGGCGCACGGAATTGGCGCTGCGTTCCAGTACAGTTATTACGTCAATAAAGGGGCATTGACCCGTCAGGCCAATGGACTGTACAAGATTGATTTTGCCAAACTGGAACAGGCCATTACCGATTTGGTACATGATGTGGTGGTGGTACAAGGTGATGGCGATTACAACGCCGCCAAAGCTTTCCTGGCAAAATATGGCCATATTGATGATGGTGTACGTGCAGTCAACGCCAGCCTAGGCGATGTGCCGGTAGATATTCAGCCAATCTATCCGGCCAAGATTTAAGGTTTAGATGGCAATATAATCCTCAAAAATCCGGGTACACAGGTGCTCGGATTTTTTAGTTTAAGGCACTAGCAATTGTCAATGCTACAT
This portion of the Shewanella yunxiaonensis genome encodes:
- a CDS encoding dipeptidyl-peptidase 3 family protein, which produces MKKSLIALALGSLLAFPALTASATEQPQVYNLQQQRDKIVPVQMTANTAFLSDEQKQVVNKLIQAAQLMSQIYLRQVNEHNPQIRQQIEASNLKDKALVLNMFDENFGPWDSLAAGHPFFGTQKNALGSGFYPEDLTKEEFNAWIVKHPEDKAAFTSLYTVIRRQGDKLVAIPYSAYYKQWLEPAAKLLEDAAMITHNPSLKKFLVLRAHAFRTDNYFASEIAWMDLKDTPIEVAIGPYETYTDGLFGYKTAFEAFVTIKDPEASAKLDRFKKYLRDMEANLPVPDSYKNFKRGFASPIAVADQIQGGGDNVPGVQTIAFNLPNDEKVREAKGAKKVLLNNVMAAKFERIMKPMAAHILIPEQAKLLDQKYFGYETLFHEMSHSLGPGSIVKNGKPTTVAAELQELYSGIEEGKADVMGAYNILFLMQKGELPMVEKDNLLATYAAGLFRSMRFGVHEAHGIGAAFQYSYYVNKGALTRQANGLYKIDFAKLEQAITDLVHDVVVVQGDGDYNAAKAFLAKYGHIDDGVRAVNASLGDVPVDIQPIYPAKI